GTCATTGACACCCCGCAGCGGCCATATTCGGGTAGTGGTTAGCGCCAAATCCATTGCCGCTGGCGCATCGGTGGCAGAACAAGATGTGGCTTTCAAGGACATTCCCCGGGAGCTCGTTCCCGGTGGAGCCGTAACGGACATCGCCTCTGTGCGGGGACGCACCCTGGCCACCGGCATGTCACCGAGAGAGATAATTACAGAGCAGCGAATGGTCGGCCCGTCACTTGCCAAGTCGCTGACGGGGACGTCGGAAAGCAAAATTATTGCCATCACGTTGACTGATGCGGGCATTGTGTCCGCTCTTCGCACTGGTGACAGCGTGGATATTGTGTCGACAGCGGATGAGCGCGGGGTGGCGGCGCCGCTTGCACACGGGGCAAGGGTGGTCAACATCGTCGACGATGAGGTGGTCTTGGTCGCTCTGCCCACCGGCGCCGCGGAGGTGGTGGCTGCGACATCGCTAGCATCTCCGCTCACACTGTTACTCGCGGGTTAGTGACCAAAATCTCACTGGTTCAAAGATTTTATGGTCCTGAACAGTGTTTTTCGCAGAAAGTTGACTTGTCCCACAACTTAGTGCGGGGATACAATGGCCAGGCAATTCAAAACTACGATTAGAGCGAAGAAGAGTGGCACTGCCTGATATCGCACTGCCCCGTTTCTCAAAATCGTATGGGCCTGCCATGAGCAACACGATGACTCACAGGTCTCGTTTGGTTTGTTCCGTTTCTACAGAAGGAAATTTCCTATGCTTAAGGGCTTTAAAGAGTTCATCATGCGCGGCAACGTCATCGACCTGGCGGTCGGTGTTGTCATCGGTGCTGCGTTCACCGCAATCGTCACTGCTTTCACCGACAGCCTGCTCGAGCCGCTGCTGAACACCATCGGTGGCGCAGAGGTCACTGGCCTTGGCTTCGAAATCATCAGCGGCAACCCGTCGACCTACCTTGACTTCGCAGCTGTCATCACCGCAGTCATCAACTTCCTGCTGGTCGCAGCGGTTGTCTACTTCGTCATCGTTGCTCCGATGAACAAGTTCAACGCGATGCGTGAGGCTCGTCTGGAGACCTCCGCTGAACCGGAGGTCACCGAGGCTGACCTGCTGACTGAGATTCGTGACCTGCTGGCAGAGCAGAACGGCAAGCCGAAGACGGAGGGTTAAGTGACAAAAAGTGTGTCCGCTCGGTGTGTCGCCGGGTGGGCCCTTTTTATCTCATGGGCCCTTTCCGGATTCCTATGTTGTGTTGGTATTCGGTTGGGATAGCGTTGTCGTAGAAGGCTGGTCGTCCTGTTTCGTGGTCGGCTTTGTTGTGGTCTTCTGGGACAAGATCGTTGACTTTGGCGAGTTGATCTTGTCCGTAATTGCACTGCCTGGCGATCTTTAGCGGGTCGTCAGGCAGCTGCGTTTTCGAGTGCAGGTACCACTCGAGCATTTTGCGTTGGCGCTCCCCGGACCTGCCGCGATGCGCGTCGGCGATGCGTTTGAGCTGGGCGTTGACGCCGCCTTCCAGACTGTTGGTTGTTGATGCCCAGCGCTGTGGTTCGAGTGCTTCTGGTGGTGGCTGCAGGTAGGTAAACAGCCAGTTATTGCGCGATAGGTGCAGCAGTGAGTTGTATGCCTTGCGAACTCGCAGGTGGGTCCATTCCCACTGGTTGTTGAGGGTGCGGCGTTCTTTGGGGAGGGGTGTTTTTTCGTTGAGGAATGCTTTGAATACCTGTCCGAAGTCATGCAGGCGCAGCGTCCACTCCCGTGCCTGGTCGAGTGTGGTGATACGGGTCAGTTTCAACGCCAGGGCGTAGATAGCTTTGCCTGCGTCGGTGCGTGGACGGCTGGTGGTGTAGCGACGGACCACGCGTTGGGCATGGACAAGGCAGCGTTGGATGCGGGTGGTTGGCCAGCAGGTTTTGATTGCTGAGTAGGCGCCTTGGCCACCGTCGAGGACAACGCATAGTGGTGGGGCGATGTTTTTGAGTAGTTGGGTGTAGGCGTGGGCGGTTTCGCGTTGTGTCCAGTGCCATGCGATGACGTGGTCGTGGCTGGCTGCCACAAGTAAGCAGCCAGCGTCGGTGTAGGTGCCGTCGATGAAGATTTGGTCGTAGACCCGGTTGGGATCGGGGGTGTTAGGGACATCGATAAGCCACAATGAGGTGAACCGGCGGTCGAGTGTGCGCCGGGAGACATTCAAGGTGTCGGCCACCTTGGTTAAAGAAGCAGTGCCGGTGACGTAGGTGTGAAACGCTTTGAAATCCCGGGTGTGGGTCTGATCGGGGCGGTGTCGTGTTGTTGAGCATCCGCAGTCAGGGTTTTTGCATCGCCACCTGGTTGTCCCTTTGGTTGTGGTGCCGTTTTTCTTCATTTGCCCAGCGCATATAGGGCATCGGGGTCTGTTTGGAGTCACCCAGAAAGACAACCAGGCCCCTGTTACCACATGCAGGAGCCATTCCGGTGGATTGAGCAAGAAACGGGCCTGAATAAGGTCTGGAACCTTATATAAGCCCGTTTTATGCGGCCTGACCAGCAAATAGGCTGAAAATCAGACACACTTTTTGTCACTTAACCCAAGACGGAGCTGAACTAGCCTCTAGCTGCTAGTTGCGAGCTTCCGATAAGAAGCTAACTAACGCTTTTTACACAGCGCTCATCCCCAATGGGGTGGGCGCTGTTTTGTCCAGTAGTCCGCATCAAAATCACGAGCATCCTCCGGGGATTCATCGTGATAGTGCACTGTGCGCGCAGTTTTCGCACTGCGTGACTGGGCAAAGTTTTTCGCCGGTGCACCTGCGCGACGACGTTGCCTACGGCTGCCACTGCGCGGCGCGGCTTGCTCTTGCTCTTGCTCGGGCTGATTGGGATGTTTGGCGTCGCCCATTCCTAGACGCTCCAGCGGCAGAGGTCATCAAGCACATGTGAGACCAGCGGGAGAATTGTCGCCATGCCATCGCGCACTGCAGCGCGAGACTCCGCGAGATTGACAATCACTGTCTGACCGGACACACCGGCCAAACCGCGGGACAGCCCCGCATCCAAGGCGCCAGCTCCCATACCGGAGTTACGAATAGCCTGCTCGATGCCCTGCAGCCGCACATCAAGAACCTTGCGAGTGGCATCCGGAGTCTTCGCACGAGGACCAACTCCAACACCGCCCACCGTGACGACCAAATCTGCGCCACCGACAACAGCGGTATCTAGAGCCTTCCGGATCTCACGCTTGACTGCACCAGTGCTGACCACGGCATCGACCGAGTAGCCGTCTTCTTCCAACAGCTCAACCATGAGCGAAGCCGCACCATCCGGGTTCTCGAAATGGTCCCCCACGAGGACAACGAACGCATTTCGGACCTGGCCGTCGTCGTTGATAAGACGCTCCATCTCAGCGAGGTTGACGTCACTTGGCTCAGTACTCACGGTTTCGCTCATCTGCTCTATCTCGCTTTCTCCCACAGCTTTTCACTCGAAGTTTCACTCGAAAACTCTTCTACAGATGGTGAGGTACTCACTCCACCACGCTGCCTATCAATCCTGGGCTTCTGCCAAGGTGACATCGACCGTTCGCTCGTTGCCGCCTCGCTCATCTGTAACTGTAAGTGTGACAGAATCCCCAATCCGATGCGACCGAATAGCCGCAATTAGTGCAACGCCGTTGTCAAGTGTGCGGTCATCAACCTTGGTAATCAGGTCACCATCTTTCAGCCCCGCCTTATCAGCTGGGCCACCTGGCGTTACTTCTCGCACCAGTGCACCACGTGCAATCGGACGCGAATCGATCTGGGCACCAATGACAGGCATCCGCGCCTTGCCGGAATCGATCAGGTCTTCCGCTATGCGACGAGCCTGATTAACCGGAATTGCGAAACCAAGGCCAATGCTGCCCGCCTGTTCCGATGCCTCACTGTTAGAGGCAATCACGCTGGGCACACCGATGAGGTTGCCTTCCATGTCCACTAGCGCTCCGCCGGAGTTACCCGGATTAATCGCCGCATCGGTCTGGATTGCATCAATGACCGAGGACTGACCGTCTTCACCAGCGGCGGTCACCGGACGGTTCTTAGCGGAGACAATGCCCTGCGTAACAGTGGAGGTCAGTCCCAGCGGCGAACCAACGGCCACCACTTCCTGGCCAACCTGAACCTGCGAGGAGTTGCCCAGCGAGATTGGGCGCAGCCCGTTAACACCTTCAATTCGAATAACGGCAATATCCGTAGCCGCATCCCCTGCAACCAGAGTTGCCGGGTGCGTGGTGCCGTCGGAAAGCAGGACTTCCATATGTGCGTCCGGACCCGCGCCTGCGACGACGTGATTATTCGTCAGCACCAGACCGTCGGACGACAGAATGGAACCTGACCCCGACGCCGTGCCCCGCTCCGAGGCAGTGGTGATGGACACGACACTGGGAAGGACCTTCTGCGCGACCTTCTCCACGGACCCCTCAGCTGCTGCTACCTGACGGGTTTCCGCAGGCTTATCCAGCGCGTTATCCGCGGGGGCCGACGACTGCGAGTTGTGAACTACCCATGCGCCGACACCGCCACCGATACCGGCCGAGCACAGCATCAGGGCAGCGACTGCCAGCGCCCCCATGCCCTTAGCCCCCTGGGCACCCTTGGTCTTCTGCTGATTGGCCGCAACGTCCCACTCTGAACCGCCTCCGTAAGCGCCGTTCGGCTGAGACGGGATGGTGTTGTAGTGGGAATTCTCCCAGCCGCGCTCATTGACAGAAAACTGGTTTGTCTCACCAGCATCCCCCATGGCACGGTTCTCGCTGAAGTTGTGAGATTGCGAGGAGTAGTGTCCCCGCTCATCTCCCCGCGAGGAATCGTTGAAAGAGTTGCTCATACGTAATACCTTGCACTGTCTGTCTAACAATTGGCTGAGAGCAGTCTGCGGTCTCGCCGATAATTCCCCGAATGAAACACCGAATCCCCGCCACACGCTTCCTTAAAAGGCCGCGCGCAGCGGGGATTACATCAGCTTTGACGTGGGGTTATGCGTTTCTAGCTAGGCTCTTGAGCTGAATCGGAGTCGTCACCTTTTCCGCTGTGCGGACTGCCCGGCAGCGTTACTCGCATCAAGGCACCGCCATCATCGGACTCATCGGCAGTAATCGTACCCCCGTGGCGGACGATGACCGACTTCACAATGGCCAAGCCCAGGCCGGATCCAGGCATCGACCGCGACTGAATGGAACGGTAGAAACGCTCGAAGACCTTGTCTCGATCTTCCTTCGGGATACCTGGCCCCGAGTCCGCCACCGTGAATTCAGCAACAACCTCGCTGAGCGGCGTCAGACGAACCCGCACGGTGCCATTTTCTGGCGACCACTTTGCAGCATTGTCCATCAAGTTCAAAACTGCGCGACCAAGACCCGCCGAATCCCCGTAGACATACCACGGAGCTGTCTGCACATCGAAGGTAATATCCGGACGACGACGCTCAACACGCGCCAGCGACGTGGAAATGATTTCGTCGACATCGACATGCTCAATAACCTGTTGCGGGCCATCTTCGCGTGCCAGATCAACCAAGTCACCGACCAACGTCGACAACTCTTCCAGCTGTGCGATGACGTCAGCTTCCAGATCCGCGCGATCCTCATCCGAGATTGCCGCTCCCGAACGGGAGGCCATCATCAGCAGTTCAATATTTGTGCGTAACGACGTCAGCGGAGTCTTCAACTCATGACCAGCATCTGCAACCAGCTCCGCCTGCTTAATGCGCGACGCTTGAAGTGCAGCCAACATCTCATTGAAGCTGCGGGTAAAGCGCGCAAGCTCATCATCGCCCTCCACAGGGATTGGGCGCAGCTCGTCGGTTTCCGTCACTCGCTCCGCAGCAATGCGCAGCCGAGTGACCGGGCGCAGACCCGTTGTTGCCACCGTAATACCTGATCCGATTGCGAAGAGGATTCCGATAGCAGAGATACTCAGCAGCACTGCACTGAGCGCTTTCAGGACCGACTGCGTCGAGCTCAGATCCTGAGAAAGGATCAGCGTCGCACCGTCTTCGGAGCGGACGGCGTATACACGACGGCCGTTGTACTCATCGGTGCGAATCGATTCCTGTCGATTCCCCCGCAACACCGCAAGTTCGGGGCCACCAATAGAGATTGAGCCACCGCCTTTGCCCGCCACACTGCCGTGGGCAAAGTACACCGCGTCCAGATCGGGGTTCAGAATCCTGTTCGAGTCCGCTTCAAAGGAGGGGCCAATGGCAAACTCCGAAGCGTACGGTGACATCAGCAGCTTTTCCGCCTGGTTACGGAGGTTACTGTCCACCTCGCGGTATAGCGCTGCCTGCACAGTAAAAAAAGCAGCCAGCGTCATCAGCCCCACCGACATCGCCACAATGAGCGCTGTCAGAATAGTCAGCCGCCAACGCAGCGAAGGGATACGCGAGCTCCGCGGCAGGCCGGGAAGCGATTCCCCTGCCATCGTCTCAGTATTCGCGGACTTCTCTTGCTTACCGACGGTACCTTGCCCCGGATTGGCCTCCGTGGCAGAACGCTGATTTGATTGCACGCCACCGCCGGTCGAACGACGACGGCGCAACATCACGGTGCGGTCTCCCGCATCACATAACCGACACCACGAACGGTGTGAATCAGACGCGGCTCTCCCTCTGCCTCCGTCTTGCGCCGCAGGTAGCCAATGTAGACCTCCAGCGCATTGCCGGACGTCGGGAAGTCATAGCCCCAGACATCCTCCAAGATGGCGGTACGGGAGAGTACACGCCGCGGGTTGCTCATCAGCAATTCCAGCAGCGCAAATTCTGTACGAGTGAGGCTAATGCGGCGTTCACCGCGGAAGACCTCACGAGTTTCCGGGTCCAGGGAGAGATCCTCAAACTGCAGAGTTGCGGCATCCTCCATCGCAGGCACTTCCAAAGCAGAACGACGAAGTAGCGAACGGACACGAGCGAGCAGCTCTTCCAATGCGAACGGCTTGGGCAGGTAGTCATCTGCGCCGGCATCAAGACCAGCTACGCGTTCGGAGACCGAATCACGTGCAGTCAACATCATGACCGGCAGATCATCGCCTTCGCTGCGCAGCCGACGGCAAACATCCAGGCCGTCCAGCTTCGGCATCATGACATCCAAAATAGCCAAATCCGGACGATCCTTGGCAATCTTTTCCAAGGCCTCTGCGCCATCCTCGGCGAGCTCGACCGTGTAGCCATTAAAAGTCAACGATCGCCGCAACGCTTCGCGTACCGCTTGATCGTCATCAACTACCAAAATCTTCATACTGCCCATTGTGCCTTGAAAATATAAGGTGAGTGTAAATGTGACACAGATTCTTCGTGAGAGTGCTCCCATAAAACCTGGCCATAGAACTGAAAAACCTCACCCCATCGCCGAGTACAAGCGATGGGGTGAGGTTTAAAAAGCTCTTTATCAACTGTTCCTTACGCACTGAACGCACTCTGGGCGCGCGAAGCGCTTCGCGGTTCAGCGAGGAACGTTGTCAGCATCCTAAAAGATGCGCGTTAGAACTTCTCGACGTCAACCAGGCCGAGCTGAACAGCCTTGGCGATGCGACGAGGAACGTTGTAGACGCGGCCGTTTACCTTGACTTCCTGGAGAGCGACGTTGTTGCTCTTCCACTGGGAACGGCGAGCGCGGGTGTTAGCACGCGACATGCGACGCTTTGGTACTGCCATTTTCTTATTCCCCTCCTATTCTTAGTTCTTCTTCGCGCGGCGAATGCGGTTACCGTAACGGCGCTGGAACTTCTCGACGCGACCAGCGGTGTCCATGACACGCTGAGCACCGGTCCAGAACGGGTGCGACTCGCTGGTGACGTCAACGACGATCAGCGGGTACTCGTTACCGTCTTCCCACTCGACAGTGCGGTCGGAGGTGGCGGTGGAACGGGTAAGGAAAGAGTGACCCGTGCCTGCGTCCTTGAAAACCACCGGGTGGTAATCAGGATGGATGTCCTTCTTCATTAATTCTCGTTTCCCTCAGGATTGAACTTCAGGTCGCTTTCCCCCAGCTAAGAGTGAGAGAATCGTGCCTGAGTTGGGTACGAACACGACTTACAATGACACGTACCGGGTCAATATTTCTATAAACCGGCATGTGACACTCGATGGAATATTACAGGCTCGAGCCCGAAAATTAAAAAAGGGCCCTGCACTAACGCCCGTCGACAAGCACGAACTCTATGACGACCCGCGAGAGTCGCGCCGAGAAAACCACAGTGGAACAGCGATTAGGTTATCCCGCAACTCGTGTGTAAACTGTTCTCTCGCTGTTGTCTAGTTATTCGTTTACGCGCTCAGCGTCGAGTGTCAGTGGGCAGCGCCCCGGAAAAGGCCAGGTGGATTCCTCGGTTATTCAATAGTCCGGCGTGGCGCACCAGTGATGTCGGCATTGGGCGGCAAGGAAGCAAAGGAATCCCTATGTCGGCGATTTGCCAGGTTACGGGACGCAAGCCGTCTTTCGGCAAGACCGTGTCCCACTCCCACCGGCGCACGTCGCGCCGTTGGAACCCCAACGTGCAGCGTAAGAAGTTCTACCTCGCCTCTGAGGGGCGTCACATCACTCTGAATGTGTCCCCGAAGGGTCTGAAGACCATCGACAAGTACGGTATCGAGGCTGTTGTTGCTCAGATTCGTGCACGTGGGGAGAAGATCTAAAAAATGGCACGTAATGACATTCGTCCAATCATCAAGCTGAAGTCCACTGCGGGCACCGGTTACACCTACGTGACCCGTAAGAACAAGCGCAATACCCCGGACCGTATCACCATTAAGAAGTACGATCCGGTTGTCCGCAAGCACGTCGAATTCCGCGAGGAGCGCTAATTCATGGCTAAGAAGTCCAAGATTGCCAAGAACGAGCAGCGCAAGGAAATCGTCGCTCGTTATGCAGAACGTCGCGCTGAACTGAAGCGCATCATCAAGTCCCCGCACTCCACTGACGAAGAGCGCATGGACGCACAGTACGAGCTGAACCGTCAGCCGCGTGACGCGTCCCCGATTCGCGTCCGCAACCGTGACGCTGCAGATGGTCGCCCGCGCGGCTACCTCCGCAAGTTCGGTCTGTCCCGTGTCCGCGTTCGTGAGATGGCCCACCGTGGCGAACTCCCGGGCGTCCGTAAGTCCAGCTGGTAAGTCGAGGAGCACCAATGAAGCGCAATCACTCTAACAAGAAGGCGCGGATGGAGCAGTCCCGCCGCCCGAAGAAGAACCCGCTCAAGGCCGCAGGCGTTGAGAAGGTTGATTACAAGGACATTAACCTGCTCCGCCAGTTCATCTCTGACCGTGGCAAGATTCGTTCCCGCCGCGTCACCGGTCTGACTCCGCAGCAGCAGCGCCAGGTCGCTACCGCTGTGAAGAACGCCCGCGAGATGGCACTCCTGCCGTTCACCAGCCGCTAAAGATGGCTGGTCGGCGGGAGCCGATCATTCGAACACCCGCCGAAAGGCCTTATTTACGCGCTGGCCGCATGACGATACATGCGATAACAGCGTAAAACGGACTCAGTCCTTCCCCACCGAGGGGATTGGATTGGGTCCGTTTTTTATTGTCTAAAATATGCACTTATGCCCGCTCTCACCGAAATATTCACCGGCTTTGGTTCCGTCGCAGTACTGATCATTGTTGGCTGGTTGTTTGGGCGCAGTGAGATCGTCGATAAGCGGGCATCTTTTACCCTGAACATGGTCGTGTTCTGGATCGCGATGCCGTGCATGCTCGCGCACACTCTCGCAACGGCGGATTCGGCGAGCATCTTCGGTTCGGCGTTTGGTGTCGCGGCACTGTCGGCGCTTGGCACGGCGGCGTTCTACCGGATTTTTGTGGCGCCCATGTTCAAACAGCGCGGCGCCGATGCTGTGGTCGGCGCGATGTCGACGAGTTACAACAACGTCGCTAATCTCGGCGTGCCCATCGCAGTCGCAGTGCTTCACGACGCTACCGCCGTCGTCCCAGCCCTTATCTTTCAGATTGCCTTCTATGCGCCCGCTTCCATGACGGTGCTGGAAATCCTCACCAACCGCGGCCATTTCCGACCGCGCAATGTCATCATGGCACCGCTGAAGAACCCAATCTTTCTGGCGGCGATGGTGGGGCTTGCGGTTAATGCGTTTGCTATCGAAGTACCTCAGTTCGTAGCGCATCCAGTGGGGCTATTGGGGCAAGCCGCAGTGCCAATGGCACTTCTGGCCTTCGGTATTAGCCTGCATGGCATGCCGTTTATGGAAGCCGGCCGCTCCCCTCGTCGCGCCGTCGTGGTGGCGTCTATGCTGAAGCTTTTCCTCCACCCCGCGCTCGCTCTGCTGTTCGGTCATTTCGTCTTCGGTCTCAACGGGCATGCGCTGCTGGCAGCTGTGATTATCGCCGGCCTGCCGACAGCCCAGAACGTCTACACCTTCGCCTCCCGCTTCGGCCGGAACCTTGAGCAGGCGCGCGATTGTGGCGTGATTACGACGATCGCCTGCTTGCCGACGGTCCTTTTGTTCACCCTGCTGTTGAGTTAGGGGACTCTTCCCGACGGCCTGGAGAGAATCTCGTTACCCTTGGAGGCGTGGAGATTCTGAAGACACTTCTCGAGGCCGACCCGTCCGTGCCTCGTTTGACCTGTTATGACGAAACTACCGGCGGTCGTACTGATCTATCGGCCCAAACTCTGGACAACTGGGCCAGCAAGATCGCCAACATGCTGCACGATGAGTTCGACCTCGTCGCCGGAGACCAAGTATGGATTGACTTGCCGTTGATTTGGCAGTCCGCCTGCATCATCCTGGGCTGCGAGCGTGCTGGCGTCACCGTTAGCGATGAGGAGCCGCTGGTCGTATTCACCACTGTCAGCAACGTCAGCACGTGGGAAGAGAAGTTCCCAGATGCCTACCTCGCAGTGCTTACCGACGATCCCTTTGGCCGCGGTGTCGTGGAATGCGGTGATGATATTCCACCGGGAGTCATTGACTTTGGTCCGGAAGTTCGTTTCCACCCAGACGCATATCTAGGCGCAGGCCCGGACTCCGACCAAACCCCCGTTATTGGGGAAAAGTCGGCTGCAGAACTGCTTTCATCTGCTGGCGATTATGCGGACGAGATGCAGCTCACGCCCGGTTCCCGCGTCGTTTCCGACGGCTGGCTGGTGCCTGATTCTTCACAGGTCACCGCAGATAAATGGGCATGTAATGTGCTGTCGGCTTGGGTTCGTGGAGGTGCTGCCGTCGTCGTGCGCGGTGGCGATAGCGAGCGTGTCACTGCTATTTCTACGGCCGAAAAAGCCCGTGTGATTTAGTCGCAGCTGTCCCGTCGAGAAGCGCTCTAAGTAGTCGCGATAACCTGGAAACCGTGATTACCCGACCATATATTCTTGCGATTCTCGCCCTCATCAACGTCTTGGGCGCACTGGCTGTATGGGATCTGAGCCCATGGTGGTGGATTCTGATGGCCTTCATCCTCTTCCTGGATGTTGTGGCTATCTATGACATGCTTCAGAGGAAGCACTCCATCTTGCGGAACTTCCCGGTCATCGGCCATCTGCGCTACATGGGTGAGACCATTCGCCCTGAGATGCAGCAGTACTTCATCGAACGCAACTTCGACGGCGCTCCATTCGACCGCGATACCCGTACCGTGGTCTACGAGCGTGCGAAGGGGCTGTCCTCGAAGAAGTCATTCGGTACTGAGCGAAAGATTAATGCGCCCGGCTACGAGTACGTCCGCCACTCGATGGCGCCGAGCCAGCACGTCATCGAGGATCCGCGCGTAGATATTGGCGGTCCGGACTGCGCCCAGCCGTACTCAGCGTCTATCTTCAACATCTCAGCCATGAGTTTCGGCTCTCTGTCCCCTAACGCTGTCATGGCAATGAATAAGGGCGCGAAGCTGGGCAACTTCGTACAGGACACCGGCGAGGGCGCTATCAGCCCTTACCATTTGAAGTATGGTGCCGACCTCTATTGGCAGCTGGGTTCCGGTTACTTCGGTGCGCGTACCGAGGATGGCGACTTCGATCCGGAGCTCTTCCGCGAAAAGGCTAAGATTCCGCAGGTCAAGGCAACCTATCTGAAGGTTAGCCAGGGCGCAAAGCCTGGACTCGGCGGCATGCTGCCAGGTCACAAGGTCAATGAGGAAATCGCGGCTACTCGCCACGTACCAGTTGGCAAGGGTGTGATGAGCCCGCCGTACCACCGCGTCTACTCCACCCCGCGTGAACTTGTTCGGTTTATGGGCACCATGCGCGAGCTCAACGGTGGCAAGCCGGTCGGTTTCAAGCTGTGTGTTGGCTCCCAGCTTGAGTTCCTCGCCGTGTGCAAGGCCATGCTGGAAGAGAACATCACCCCGGACTTCATCATCGTCGACGGCGCTGAAGGCGGCACCGGCGCTGCACCGCTGGAATACTCCGACCGCGTTGGCCTGCCGCTTACCGACGGCCTGATTCTCGTCCATAACGCGCTCGTAGGTGCCGGTCTGCGAGATCGCATTAAGCTCGGTGCGTCCGGCAAGGTCATTACTGGCTTCGATATTGTGAAGCGCATGTGCATCGGTGCTGACTTTGTGAACTCGGCTCGCGGCATGATGATGGCCACCGGCTGTATCCAATCTCAGCTATGTCATACAAACACCTGCCCGGTGGGTGTGGCTACCCAGGATCCGAGCCTGTGGAAGGCCCTGGATGTCGACGACAAGGGTCAGCGTGTGGCCAACTATCACAATGCCACGGTCGCGGAAGCAGCTAGCCTATTGGCATCGATGGGCCTGAATAGCTTCTCTGAGCTGGGGCCGTCCCACCTGCTGCGGCGCACCAATGAGCAGGTCGGTGAGACCTACGCGGAGCTCTACAACTGGCTGCAGCCAGGCGAGCTGCTGAGCGGAACTCGCTTCCACAACTGGGCCGAAGCCTGGGAGACCGCCGACCCGGACACGTTCCACTACCCCGCAGTTCATATGCGCGGGTAGTTCGGGGCTGGTTGCGCGCCCTACTCACCCATCAGCTTCTTGCGCAGACGCTCGTCCTTTTCCAGGACCTGATCGCGCATGTTGGCCTGGTAGTTCTCCATCGCCACAATGAGCTCCGGGTAACCGGCCGAGAGAATACGCACAGCCAGCAGGCCAGCGTTCTTAGCGCCGCCCACACCGACGGTTGCCACCGGAACGCCGCCCGGCATCTGAACGATTGACAGCAGGGAATCGACACCCTCCAGGTTCTCCAACGCGCGTGGCACGCCGATAACCGGCAGCGGAGTGGCCGACGCAACCATGCCCGGCAGGTGTGCTGCACCACCGGCGCCAGCGATAATGCAGCGCAGCCCCTTGTCAGCGGCGGACTTTGCGTAGTCAATCATGCGTTCCGGAGTGCGGTGTGCAGAGACCACACCTACCTCAAAGGGAATTCCGAACTCAGCCAAGACCTCCGCTGCGGGCTCCATGGTCGGCCAATCCGAGTCCGACCCCATAATCAGACCGACCAGCGGACCGGTTACGTTGGCCAACTTCGGGCTTGCCACCTGGTTTGCTTCAGCCAATGTTGTCTCCTTGAGATAGCAATCTAATTCTTATACAGCGCCAGCCACCTATGCGGTGTAGCCGTCTGCCCACACGCCATCGACGATGTAGCCAGCAGCGAGGTTGGCAACCCGCCGGGTCTCCGCGATGCCTTCCGGGCTTGCGTCGTAGCCGCACAGGTTGACGTGCCCCAGCTTACGTCCAGGGCGCCAATCCTTCCCGTACCAGTGAATCTTCGCTGATGGGAAACGACGCCATACCTCAGCAAAACGCTGTGAAATAGGTACATCCGAGGCCTCATCGCCACCGAGCGTATTGACCATTACCGTCACCGGCGCAGTCGGGCGAGTGGAACCCAGTGGCATGTCAGCAACTGCACGCAGGTGCTGCTCAAACTGGCTGGTCTCACAGCCGTCCTGCGACCAGTGACCAGTGTTGTGTGGCCGCATGGCCAACTCGTTGACAAAAATCTCCGGATTGCCGTCAGC
The sequence above is drawn from the Corynebacterium jeikeium genome and encodes:
- the mscL gene encoding large-conductance mechanosensitive channel protein MscL, giving the protein MLKGFKEFIMRGNVIDLAVGVVIGAAFTAIVTAFTDSLLEPLLNTIGGAEVTGLGFEIISGNPSTYLDFAAVITAVINFLLVAAVVYFVIVAPMNKFNAMREARLETSAEPEVTEADLLTEIRDLLAEQNGKPKTEG
- a CDS encoding PDZ domain-containing protein, producing MSNSFNDSSRGDERGHYSSQSHNFSENRAMGDAGETNQFSVNERGWENSHYNTIPSQPNGAYGGGSEWDVAANQQKTKGAQGAKGMGALAVAALMLCSAGIGGGVGAWVVHNSQSSAPADNALDKPAETRQVAAAEGSVEKVAQKVLPSVVSITTASERGTASGSGSILSSDGLVLTNNHVVAGAGPDAHMEVLLSDGTTHPATLVAGDAATDIAVIRIEGVNGLRPISLGNSSQVQVGQEVVAVGSPLGLTSTVTQGIVSAKNRPVTAAGEDGQSSVIDAIQTDAAINPGNSGGALVDMEGNLIGVPSVIASNSEASEQAGSIGLGFAIPVNQARRIAEDLIDSGKARMPVIGAQIDSRPIARGALVREVTPGGPADKAGLKDGDLITKVDDRTLDNGVALIAAIRSHRIGDSVTLTVTDERGGNERTVDVTLAEAQD
- a CDS encoding IS1249 family transposase gives rise to the protein MLNPPEWLLHVVTGAWLSFWVTPNRPRCPICAGQMKKNGTTTKGTTRWRCKNPDCGCSTTRHRPDQTHTRDFKAFHTYVTGTASLTKVADTLNVSRRTLDRRFTSLWLIDVPNTPDPNRVYDQIFIDGTYTDAGCLLVAASHDHVIAWHWTQRETAHAYTQLLKNIAPPLCVVLDGGQGAYSAIKTCWPTTRIQRCLVHAQRVVRRYTTSRPRTDAGKAIYALALKLTRITTLDQAREWTLRLHDFGQVFKAFLNEKTPLPKERRTLNNQWEWTHLRVRKAYNSLLHLSRNNWLFTYLQPPPEALEPQRWASTTNSLEGGVNAQLKRIADAHRGRSGERQRKMLEWYLHSKTQLPDDPLKIARQCNYGQDQLAKVNDLVPEDHNKADHETGRPAFYDNAIPTEYQHNIGIRKGPMR
- a CDS encoding sensor histidine kinase; this translates as MLRRRRSTGGGVQSNQRSATEANPGQGTVGKQEKSANTETMAGESLPGLPRSSRIPSLRWRLTILTALIVAMSVGLMTLAAFFTVQAALYREVDSNLRNQAEKLLMSPYASEFAIGPSFEADSNRILNPDLDAVYFAHGSVAGKGGGSISIGGPELAVLRGNRQESIRTDEYNGRRVYAVRSEDGATLILSQDLSSTQSVLKALSAVLLSISAIGILFAIGSGITVATTGLRPVTRLRIAAERVTETDELRPIPVEGDDELARFTRSFNEMLAALQASRIKQAELVADAGHELKTPLTSLRTNIELLMMASRSGAAISDEDRADLEADVIAQLEELSTLVGDLVDLAREDGPQQVIEHVDVDEIISTSLARVERRRPDITFDVQTAPWYVYGDSAGLGRAVLNLMDNAAKWSPENGTVRVRLTPLSEVVAEFTVADSGPGIPKEDRDKVFERFYRSIQSRSMPGSGLGLAIVKSVIVRHGGTITADESDDGGALMRVTLPGSPHSGKGDDSDSAQEPS
- a CDS encoding molybdenum cofactor biosynthesis protein, which gives rise to MGESEIEQMSETVSTEPSDVNLAEMERLINDDGQVRNAFVVLVGDHFENPDGAASLMVELLEEDGYSVDAVVSTGAVKREIRKALDTAVVGGADLVVTVGGVGVGPRAKTPDATRKVLDVRLQGIEQAIRNSGMGAGALDAGLSRGLAGVSGQTVIVNLAESRAAVRDGMATILPLVSHVLDDLCRWSV